AGCTTGTTCTGAGGCACCGATTTCAGAAAGGAATCTGCAGCCTGAGTTATCTCTTGCGCACCCTGAGCCAGACCCGAAAACACAAAAAGTAGCATCAAAGAAACTGCCAGCACTACACCCGAAAAATTTGTTTTGCGGAACATAATGTCCGCCTCCTTTTTCTTTGAAAAACTTTAAAACAAATGTTTTAAAGTTTTATTCCCGTCTCTTGATTATTGCTCAAACATGGGCCTATTCAAATCACCAGAGTTGCTGTAGCCTTTACTCTCCCAGTAACCTCGATAATTGGCATTATCCGAAAGCTCAATCCGTTCCAACCAGCGAATCCACTTGTAGCCCCATTTGCTCTCTGCCACCAGCTGGAAAGGAAAACCCTGAGCAGGAGGAAGGGTTATTCCGTTAATTTTATCAGCTATGATGATATCTCGCTCCAGAATGTAGTCGAGTGGAAGAGAGGTGGTATACCCATCCACAGCATAAAAAATAACCGTGTTCGCTTCCGGCAAAACCCCTACCTTCTCAAAAAGAGCGGAAAGAGGGATGCCTTCCCAAAGAGCCTTAACCTGCCACCCTTCAACACAGAACAGAGTCACCAGTTTCTTTTTTCGAGGAAAAGAGCGAAGCTCCTCGAGAGAAAAGCTCAACGGTTTTGCAACCAGGCCATCTACAACCAGGCGATAGGTTGCAGGGTCGACCTTCTGAACTCCTCGAATTGAGTTCTCACGAAAGTCGGAAACAGAACCCAGCTTTTCTCCCTGATACTCACGAATTTCCACCTCGTCAGTGGATAAGTTTTGTTCACCGAAACCAGCAACCACGAATACCAGCACAAAAAACAAAGATAGCGCCAAAACCGTGAATGCCCGGCTTAATTTCTGCATCAAAATCACTCCTTTCCAAAGAGGAACAGTAAAACAAGTGTTTTAATCTAAAACCCGGTGAGGGAACAGTTATTCCGCAAGTTGCAGGAAGCTGGGAAAAGCTTAAAGCATAACTTCTTCAAAAGCGACCTTCAGGCTTTCATCAATGTAGCGATAAAAATCGGGGATATCCTCTTGAGACAATCCATACCACCGAAAGTGAGTTCGCCAGGTGAGTTCAAAATATTTCTTCCCGCAATGGTGATGAAAAAGAGCAGGCTTAAATCGAGCTACCAAAGCTCGTTCACGGAAAGCCTTTCCTTCAATCGGCTTTCCACAAAAAGCACAGATTTTTTCCTCCATCTTTCAACCTCGCAAAAAATCACAGAGCAACCAGTTCTATTTTACCCCTTACCCCCATAATCTCTCCAAAGGCCACAAACACTCCCTGAACACCGTAAGCATTCTCGCTAATTCGCAAAACCTTCTCTACATCCTCTTTAGCTTTTACCAGATTGGCCAGGCTAGTTGCCCAGGCATCGGCAAGTGCCGCAGAGTCGCTGATTACCACCACAGCATCAGCCTTACCAAGGCTCAAGGAAGGACCCACTTTGCCTGAAGAGGTCGCCACTCCCCATCTGCCGGGTGGAAGCTTGATTCCCAGTTTAAAGCTGAAGGGTGAATCCTCTCCAGCATAGATTGCCACTACTCTCGAACAAGAAGAAACAATAAGCAAATCCCCACCATTTTCCACTATAAATTCCTTAACCTCTTCCTTAACGCCCTCGAAAACCCGCTCATTAATGGCTCCGGCCACTGCAGCCATGGGGCCTACCTGGGCTTTTTCGGAAGCCCAGGCCATGAGCCGGCAAATGGGAGGAGCAAATGCAGGCACCCGAAGCGGTTCCAGAGAATTCAGAAATTCAGGGTGGTAGCGCAAATAGGCTTTCAGGTTCCTGCGCTCCCGCTCCAGGAGCTCTCTAACCTTTTCCTGTACATCGACATTCGCCATGACAAAAAGATCGCTCTCTTCTATTTTCACCTCAAAAGAGACCAGTTCGGGTACCTGCATCAGTTGGCGATACCATCTTTTCACATACTCCACGTTCAGATCAAAGCCTCCATAGCAAAGGTAGGACAGGCCATAATGCACATTTCACAGGCAATGCATCTGGTACCGTCGAAACGCACCTCAAACGAGGGCTTCTCTATAAACAGTGCTGAAGTGGGGCAAACACCCACACAGGCTCCACAGTTGATACAGCGTTCATCGTTTTTGCGAATATCCTGGCTGAGTGATTCAATCAGTACTCCCTGCTCACGCAGGTACTGCAAGCCTTTTTCCTGATTTGCACCTTCACCAATGAT
This portion of the Thermatribacter velox genome encodes:
- a CDS encoding molybdopterin-dependent oxidoreductase gives rise to the protein MQKLSRAFTVLALSLFFVLVFVVAGFGEQNLSTDEVEIREYQGEKLGSVSDFRENSIRGVQKVDPATYRLVVDGLVAKPLSFSLEELRSFPRKKKLVTLFCVEGWQVKALWEGIPLSALFEKVGVLPEANTVIFYAVDGYTTSLPLDYILERDIIIADKINGITLPPAQGFPFQLVAESKWGYKWIRWLERIELSDNANYRGYWESKGYSNSGDLNRPMFEQ
- a CDS encoding NIL domain-containing protein; translation: MTVSRKIVLHFPAQVADRPIVCDLALRFGLAFNILRASISPHREGIMVMEIIGEGANQEKGLQYLREQGVLIESLSQDIRKNDERCINCGACVGVCPTSALFIEKPSFEVRFDGTRCIACEMCIMACPTFAMEALI
- a CDS encoding UPF0280 family protein produces the protein MEYVKRWYRQLMQVPELVSFEVKIEESDLFVMANVDVQEKVRELLERERRNLKAYLRYHPEFLNSLEPLRVPAFAPPICRLMAWASEKAQVGPMAAVAGAINERVFEGVKEEVKEFIVENGGDLLIVSSCSRVVAIYAGEDSPFSFKLGIKLPPGRWGVATSSGKVGPSLSLGKADAVVVISDSAALADAWATSLANLVKAKEDVEKVLRISENAYGVQGVFVAFGEIMGVRGKIELVAL